A single genomic interval of Argopecten irradians isolate NY chromosome 8, Ai_NY, whole genome shotgun sequence harbors:
- the LOC138328807 gene encoding uncharacterized protein: MLSFRKLPFWEKFSFGRQDVNALYQPNHSTNTHSYNYDSDRDCSVVITPAPDYDDRDNKKSKGYKQFWTMKGRSKNTKKRTGYSYESDNEKSQRRRRNHQCSPNTPKRHPRLSREQREELSDDSDWSFSSASTHNTIEYRKVEKRHRRRHRSSSDERWDSKSASWSGKKREREFESFSTNKREHDQGKHSQRKQVKYPRGRKGKGKCGSGKEHTRERKQDTGWDSNSSDSSVPEKMPDQSTRSRKQNKPKKGKKSLLSEVDDNWTIRQNAGNKSDGLLLKISMNDLKSVITENVLSAVKQGMDDDPTKYPLRHASPEILTTDTETLNSGYSAGSCNSTDALLPIISGRRMSSAFQPVPQRHSGIMKRFLPVQSSACSDTTGVQSRNSSVATIKSYISNSTTDPADIALAARTVGPMGSIGAASAHYDRVEDKLMVQTNALRGRHVQEPTGMMFDDDLPKQTIHHNLNTTFQNNQGYFQENRDNLSPRLSVDLPKEPVPGPCILQDANGRRMSVTINASQRGSLSGESDIQSNRHRRGSLHPDFDSHPNCYNSVNARRQSLCVDAGPLNVAENILPDQSYLARRRQSLPVNLTSYPYTDLASIGMDALMAATEAKVQSALKEKSGNEKCLSTVPEESVADSVEDKSIKADPPPKPKPVTKPSAELLKNIKQTAKEKKKVKVSKIMALLSSVLVLLAGVGVLGLGVLNMMDGEAKMFVDVTKKNPSDDNFQYYCYGLCFIGGSVVVVSLCSCVGALKVKTYLLKMVLGGLGLVLTLQVVMVTMVVVSQKDMPSIPLMAAVTDGVQTVVLDHLKSSLHDAYKPDTLVARAWDQLQVEMECCGCVSQDDYKYSAWWNATSDSKTKMPDSCCVVAVKDLDDLKPTNTFLCQSMTPGFWHETGCHDILMVWYKQNSVMAFGATAGLAALEIVCLVCTFRLYKVLSQKPTSTTSGTV; encoded by the exons ATGTTAAGTTTCCGGAAGCTGCCTTTCTGGGAAAAATTTTCGTTCGGCAGACAAGACGTGAATGCACTTTATCAACCAAATCACTCCACAAATACACATTCCTACAACTATGACTCTGATAGAGACTGTAGCGTGGTTATAACGCCTGCTCCAGACTACGACGATAGAgacaataaaaaatcaaaaggttATAAACAGTTCTGGACTATGAAAGGTAGATCCAAAAACACCAAGAAAAGAACTGGTTATTCCTACGAATCTGACAATGAGAAATCACAAAGACGGAGACGAAATCACCAATGTTCACCAAACACACCAAAGCGACATCCTCGGCTTTCCCGAGAACAAAGAGAGGAATTGTCCGATGATTCGGATTGGAGCTTTTCGAGTGCGTCGACTCACAACACAATTGAGTATAGGAAGGTCGAAAAGAGACACAGGAGAAGGCACAGGTCTTCTTCTGACGAGAGATGGGACAGTAAATCTGCATCATGGTCAGGGAAGAAACGCGAAAGAGAATTTGAATCGTTTTCTACGAATAAGCGTGAGCATGACCAAGGTAAACATTCTCAACGGAAACAGGTAAAGTATCCCAGAGGACGAAAGGGGAAAGGCAAATGTGGTTCGGGCAAGGAACACACACGAGAGAGGAAGCAAGACACAGGCTGGGACAGCAATAGTTCAGATAGTTCTGTTCCCGAGAAAATGCCAGACCAGTCAACACGAAGTAGAAAGCAAAATAAACCCAAGAAAGGTAAGAAATCCTTATTATCTGAAGTCGATGATAATTGGACCATACGGCAAAACGCTGGCAACAAATCTGATGGATTATTGTTAAAAATATCGATGAACGATCTTAAAAGCGTCATAACAGAAAATGTGCTTTCTGCAGTGAAGCAGGGAATGGATGATGATCCAACGAAATATCCATTACGACATGCCTCTCCAGAAATTCTCACCACAGATACAGAGACATTAAACAGTGGATATTCCGCGGGAAGCTGCAACTCCACCGACGCACTGTTACCTATCATCTCCGGCAGACGAATGTCGTCTGCTTTCCAGCCAGTTCCACAAAGGCACTCTGGGATAATGAAGCGGTTTCTTCCCGTACAGTCATCCGCATGCTCTGATACAACGGGTGTACAGAGTCGTAATAGTTCGGTGGCTACAATCAAGAGTTATATCTCCAATAGTACGACTGATCCAGCCGACATAGCATTAGCTGCTAGGACCGTAGGCCCCATGGGTAGCATTGGGGCTGCATCTGCTCACTACGACAGAGTAGAAGACAAATTAATGGTGCAAACAAACGCGCTGCGAGGGCGACACGTACAAGAACCTACCGGAATGATGTTCGATGACGATTTACCTAAACAAACGATACATCACAATCTAAACACCACCTTTCAAAATAACCAAGGGTATTTTCAGGAAAATAGAGACAATTTATCTCCGAGACTTTCGGTCGACCTACCGAAAGAGCCCGTGCCAGGGCCGTGCATTCTACAGGACGCAAACGGTCGTAGAATGAGCGTCACAATAAACGCATCACAGAGGGGATCACTGAGTGGCGAATCAGACATTCAAAGCAACAGACACAGAAGAGGATCGTTACATCCTGATTTTGACTCTCATCCAAACTGTTACAATAGCGTCAACGCAAGGCGTCAGAGTCTATGTGTTGATGCTGGACCTCTGAATGTTGCCGAGAATATCCTCCCTGATCAGTCCTACTTGGCCCGTAGGCGTCAGTCACTACCCGTCAATCTTACTAGTTATCCTTATACTGATTTAGCCTCTATCGGAATGGATGCATTAATGGCTGCAACGGAAGCAAAAGTACAAAGTGCTTTAAAGGAGAAATCAGGGAATGAGAAATGTTTGTCGACTGTTCCGGAGGAAAGTGTAGCAGACTCCGTAGAAGATAAGTCAATAAAAG CTGACCCGCCACCGAAACCAAAACCTGTCACCAAACCAAGTGCCGAGCTGTTAAAGAATATAAAGCAAACAGCGAAGGAGAAGAAGAAAGTTAAAGTATCAAAGATAATGGCTCTGCTTTCTAGCGTTCTCGTTTTG TTGGCTGGCGTTGGTGTGTTGGGGTTGGGAGTCCTCAACATGATGGACGGAGAAGCCAAGATGTTTGTGGACGTGACCAAGAAGAACCCTAGTGATGACAACTTCCAGTACTATTGCTACGGTCTGTGCTTCATCGGGGGGTCCGTAGTGGTTGTCAGTCTGTGTAGCTGTGTAGGCGCCCTGAAAGTGAAAACATATCTACTCAAAATG GTTTTAGGTGGTCTGGGGCTGGTTCTGACTCTCCAAGTTGTCATGGTAACGATGGTAGTTGTATCACAGAAGGATATGCCGTCTATTCCATTAATGGCGGCAGTTACGGACGGG GTACAAACCGTAGTGCTGGATCACCTGAAGTCGAGTTTACATGATGCTTACAAGCCCGATACACTAGTGGCTAGAGCCTGGGACCAGCTACAGGTGGAG ATGGAGTGCTGTGGCTGTGTCAGTCAGGACGATTATAAATATAGTGCTTGGTGGAATGCCACATCAGAT TCAAAAACCAAAATGCCAGACAGCTGTTGTGTGGTAGCAGTGAAGGATCTGGATGATCTTAAACCCACCAATACATTTCTTTGTCAGTCTATGACGCCGGGCTTTTGGCACGAAACG ggcTGTCATGATATCCTTATGGTGTGGTACAAACAAAATAGCGTTATGGCTTTCGGAGCTACCGCAGGTTTAGCTGCACTGGAA attGTATGCCTGGTTTGCACTTTCCGACTGTACAAAGTCCTATCACAGAAACCTACATCAACTACCTCGGGCACTGTTTGA